One window of the Rhipicephalus sanguineus isolate Rsan-2018 chromosome 2, BIME_Rsan_1.4, whole genome shotgun sequence genome contains the following:
- the LOC119382701 gene encoding zinc finger protein 143, with amino-acid sequence MDDQESNEGTIGEDNSVTDSNVHEVVSLLLTPNVTLDEDVTVAEAEVEDDVSDQGLCDPGGAEVASAVATLGLSQEVDPCGLGVKLEDGSTAFLQGLGGTTHAITLEDGSTAYIQAGPRGAIEGLQAVTLEDGTTAYISTTTTAEQLFGSDVSDATLGLESIAAQASGDNCQEDESGSMSTNVVHITNGGTSSGTPGEKAFMCSVEGCGKMYTTLHHLKVHGRAHTGDRPFKCLVAGCNKSFVTGYGLKSHTRVHTGETPYRCTHDGCTKTFKTSGDLQKHVRTHTGERPFKCPFEDCNRAFTTSNIRKVHMRTHTGERPYVCKEENCGRSFASATNYKNHIRIHTGEKPYVCTVTSCGKRFTEYSSLYKHHVVHTHSKPYMCNLCGKNYRQTSTLAMHKRTAHGLLMDDPRLELGVEEEEMEADLDEAETIQGAVEIMEEPRQAGRRRRAGNMSSTATTTTTLVVQQSPSAAGDNTLRLSFDPQTLQAKGTLVQTPSGQQILLVANPAQLLALQQLALQQDQALAAADEQQDSLEGDNVVIATASLSDH; translated from the exons ATGGATGACCAAGAGAGCAATGAAGGCACCATTGGAGAGGACAATTCAGTGACTGACAGCAATGTGCACGAGGTCGTCAGCCTCCTGCTTACACCAAACGTGACCTTG GATGAAGACGTTACAGTGGCAGAAGCGGAAGTGGAAGACGATGTATCTGACCAAGGCTTGTGTGACCCTGGAGGAGCTGAGGTTGCTTCGGCCGTGGCTACCCTTGGTCTCTCACAG GAAGTCGACCCGTGTGGCCTGGGAGTCAAACTGGAAGACGGTTCGACGGCATTCCTTCAGGGCCTAGGTGGAACCACGCATGCCATCACCCTGGAGGATGGCTCCACAGCTTACATACAAGCTGGACCAAGGGGCGCCATAG AGGGACTCCAGGCGGTAACCTTAGAAGATGGCACAACTGCCTACATCTCCACGACAACAACTGCTGAGCAGTTGTTCGGCTCCGATGTGTCGGACGCTACCCTTGGTTTAGAAAGCATCGCTGCACAG GCTTCAGGCGACAACTGCCAAGAGGATGAGTCTGGCTCAATGTCTACAAAT GTTGTTCACATTACAAATGGGGGCACGAGCAGTGGGACACCTGGGGAAAAGGCATTTATGTGCAGTGTTGAAGGCTGTGGAAAAATGTACACTACGCTTCACCACCTCAAG GTGCATGGGCGCGCACATACGGGCGATCGACCTTTCAAGTGCCTTGTGGCTGGCTGCAACAAGAGCTTCGTGACCGGCTACGGCCTCAAGAGTCACACGCGTGTCCACACAGGCGAGACTCCCTACCGGTGCACACATGACGGCTGCACCAAGACTTTCAAGACGTCAGGGGACCTGCAGAAGCATGTGCGCACGCACACAG GGGAACGGCCTTTCAAGTGTCCTTTTGAGGATTGCAATCGTGCCTTTACTACATCAAACATCCGAAAGGTgcacatgcgcacgcacacagGCGAGCGGCCGTACGTCTGCAAAGAGGAGAACTGTGGCCGCTCATTTGCTAGTGCGACAAACTACAAGAATCACATACGAATTCACACAG GTGAGAAGCCTTACGTGTGCACGGTCACATCCTGTGGCAAGCGCTTCACCGAGTACTCGTCCCTGTACAAGCACCATGTGGTGCACACACACAGTAAGCCATACATGTGCAACCTGTGTGGCAAGAACTACCGCCAGACCTCCACCCTAGCCATGCACAAGCGGACGGCCCACGGCCTGCTTATGGACGACCCCCGCCTGG AGCTGGGAGTGGAGGAAGAAGAGATGGAAGCAGATCTGGACGAAGCAGAAACGATACAAGGTGCAGTGGAGATCATGGAGGAGCCGAGGCAAGCCGGGAGACGCCGCCGGGCAGGGAACATGTCCAGCACAGCCACCACTACGACAACGTTGGTGGTACAGCAGTCGCCGTCTGCAGCTGGTGACAACACTCTGCGCCTTTCATTTGACCCACAGACATTACAGGCAA AAGGCACACTGGTGCAGACGCCATCCGGCCAGCAAATCCTGCTCGTGGCTAACCCTGCACAGTTGCTAGCGCTGCAGCAACTGGCACTTCAACAAGACCAAGCCCTAGCCGCTGCCGACGAGCAACAGGACAGTCTCGAAGGGGACAATGTTGTCATTGCCACGGCCTCCCTGTCTGACCACTGA